The following coding sequences lie in one Aspergillus luchuensis IFO 4308 DNA, chromosome 8, nearly complete sequence genomic window:
- a CDS encoding putative Ran-binding protein (RanBP10) (COG:S;~EggNog:ENOG410PIJK;~InterPro:IPR024964,IPR035782,IPR043136,IPR013320, IPR001870,IPR003877,IPR006594,IPR006595,IPR013144;~PFAM:PF10607,PF00622;~go_function: GO:0005515 - protein binding [Evidence IEA]): MTDASFPPSGGAPRAAAALTTSTTTASTTAATTTTTSSSSTPSTYNYYSNIPSISSIPRRSSYASVLSGTAALSPPTFSNHPFSPFSPSLSTSTASYPPPPPFSPDARLLRPSAAVDAEMQMNSSWRSSPGDSLPPYSRKFANLARFDPCYHNPGAFTDSPTPSFTPSYLQNSRYVSRLDAARRAKHAAQRDGAIPSSTSNNLSTSSSQASLPRIAPSHRGMTYDIIEREPPSDDDHLLPLPSRWSDDDKFTGLELGNGGLEVRYTGPVNKHEHEAAAVRADNPMPPQCGIYYFEITILSKPKEGMIGIGFSSKKASVERLPGWEQESWAYHGDDGKSFFGESQGQGRQYGPTFGANDTVGCGVNFSTGCAFFTKNGVFLGNAFRELRNLKVYPSVGMKKQPPVHLVVNFGQQPFMFDIDDMVKKEKSLIHSEIALTSTANLQPPLDESGLLQELVAQFLAHDGYVETARAFAEEVAAESTALENGRQAPLKKYEVEEDVEAINRQKIRAAILEGDIDKALKYTNAYYANVLQTYPQIHFKLRCRKFLEMMRRCNESSPSPSKRGKSSNGLSDSSAVFDQEMELDEQLQEGDGYEADGMDMEETESTARSNELLTEAVQYGQQLFLDYPPEERGGDRKMLDDIFSLVAYQDARRSVHGHYLDPAGRIAVAEELNSAILVSLGKSSSAALERLYQQTEVLVNEISEEGGAGAFINVRNDLLL; the protein is encoded by the exons atgacTGACGCATCGTTTCCCCCTTCCGGTGGAGCTCCACGAGCAGCTGCTGCTCTCACTACCTCAACTACCACTGCCTCCACTACTGCcgctactaccaccaccacctcctcctcctccactccttCGACttacaactactactccaacatccccagtatctcctccatcccccgTCGGTCTTCTTACGCTTCAGTGCTGTCGGGGACCGCcgctctctcccctcccacctttAGCAATCATCCTTTctcgcccttctccccctccctctccacctccaccgcctcgtatcccccgccgccgcctttCTCTCCCGACGCCCGCCTACTGAGGCCATCCGCCGCCGTGGATGCCGAGATGCAAATGAACTCCTCATGGAGGTCGTCGCCCGGCGATTCCCTTCCTCCTTACTCTCGGAAGTTTGCCAACCTCGCCCGCTTTGACCCTTGCTATCACAACCCCGGTGCATTCACCGACTCGCCCacaccctccttcaccccctcaTATCTCCAAAACTCCCGCTATGTCTCCCGTCTCGATGCCGCCCGTCGGGCAAAGCATGCAGCCCAGCGCGATGGCGccattccctcctccacctcgaataacctctccacttcctccagccAGGCTAGCTTGCCCCGGATTGCACCTTCTCATCGGGGCATGACCTATGATATCATCGAAAGAGAACCCCCCAGCGATGACGACCATCTGCtacccctcccctcccgaTGGAGCGACGACGATAAATTCACCGGCCTGGAGCTTGGAAACGGAGGGTTAGAAGTCCGATACACTGGTCCGGTCAACAAGCATGAACATGAGGCTGCTGCCGTTCGGGCAGATAATCCCATGCCCCCGCAGTGCGGGATCTACTACTTTGAGATCACCATCTTATCCAAACCCAAAGAGGG CATGATCGGAATCGGATTCTCGAGCAAGAAAGCCTCGGTAGAACGACTGCCCGGATGGGAACAGGAATCATGGGCTTaccatggcgatgatgggaagTCCTTCTTCGGAGAAAGTCAGGGGCAAGGACGACAGTACGGCCCGACGTTTGGGGCTAATGACACTGTGGGATGTGGTGTGAATTTCTCCACGGGATGTGCTTTCTTCACCAAGAATGGCGTGTTCTTAG GAAATGCATTCCGGGAACTACGAAACTTAAAGGTCTACCCGTCGGTGGGCATGAAGAAGCAACCGCCCGTCCACTTGGTAGTGAACTTTGGGCAGCAGCCCTTCATGTTTGATATCGATGATATGGTCAAG aaagaaaagtcGTTGATCCATTCGGAGATTGCTCTGACCAGCACGGCCAATCTGCAACCCCCGTTGGATGAATCGGGCCTGCTGCAGGAGTTGGTGGCGCAGTTTCTTGCTCATGACGGCTATGTCGAGACCGCCCGCGCGTTTGCCGAAGAGGTAGCGGCAGAGTCGACGGCGTTGGAGAACGGTCGACAGGCACCTTTGAAGAAGTacgaggtggaggaagatgttgaagCCATCAACCGGCAGA AGATCCGCGCGGCTATCTTGGAAGGCGATATCGACAAGGCACTCAAGTATACTAATGCCTACTACGCGAACGTATTGCAGACCTACCCGCAGATCCACTTCAAGCTACGATGCCGCAAATTCCTGGAGATGATGCGTCGGTGCAACGAGTCGTCGCCGTCGCCCTCTAAGCGCGGCAAGTCGTCGAATGGGCTGTCGGACAGCAGCGCAGTGTTTGACCAGGAGATGGAGTTGGACGAGCAGCTACAGGAAGGCGATGGCTACGAGGCGGACGGCATGGacatggaggagacggagagcACAGCGCGATCGAACGAGCTACTCACGGAGGCGGTGCAGTACGGGCAGCAATTGTTCCTGGACTATCCACCAGAGGAGCGGGGTGGGGATCGGAAGATGCTGGATGACATCTTTTCCCTAGTGGCCTACCAAGACGCGCGACGGTCAGTGCATGGCCACTACCTGGACCCTGCGGGACGAATTGCCGTGGCGGAAGAGTTGAACTCGGCCATTCTCG TGTCGCTGGGTAAATCCTCATCGGCCGCGCTGGAGCGACTTTACCAACAGACCGAAGTGCTGGTGAACGAGATTAGCGAGGAGGGCGGCGCCGGGGCGTTTATTAATGTGCGTAATGACTTGCTACTTTGA
- a CDS encoding uncharacterized protein (COG:S;~EggNog:ENOG410PM8S), giving the protein MPSWLPRRHHHHHPPCWRRPQYSPIAFLSVMTVFPDKAAMAAATSSSSSLTFALQALLHRHESYMAEAEEDRHRLLVSIENLEREKREVQAENARIIEENRGLLEQLDGLNKAVAESDSHSKSLETRLESTEAELRKLTHSAARAADLEAQLAQMEAEQSKLQESLQSAQEDSKSAVQRWRQAECTLRDLHDQVDRIEKEAREERDRHAELVQRMERRRTVERELDGAAGRLKGAAAAQELGRNRGGATVVSRFVRDILQDNANLQMGIMELREMLESSNQEVENLRDQVLSHQPLGPEDQEIRPSTTLSQELESKESRRVSQEFHIHHHYHSPAIKKERGSLFRRNKKRRSLGSATVLHSAAGTPLPHRPNHRSKPSTSSASTILSQTSVSIPPTVPHRWSVQSPATESMASSPQSAYQPSSIFDRVDRGFDSSQPTSPDSTVFSSPLRNGRFKKAQIDAAYRSLDGDGVSIPGIDDELVHDYFQRRSSAEYAGRAPMQSVIPEEREDGRSTNYPESERAASPAVQEGMFSTPYRGPRRSASHESLFSVAGMDIHTPSRRPSRLSDLHSSAVPVRIPRRIMSSRADLFPTPPVISPSIVTAGSELAMITDQSPQTLLASVAGSRSQTPVENDPEDTTTSSRKFSLGRRVGGWVRGHWGTAPTSSNESNAETSATASAPTSNTPSRRPSSAGSASRKSRHHRPQLAPPLRFRYPGVNQKGPILGFRPPSRSRVPVSVHAEQVDEGLLRESLADCQ; this is encoded by the coding sequence ATGCCTTCGTGGCTTcctcgccgccatcatcaccaccatcctccatgCTGGCGTCGTCCCCAGTACTCTCCCATTGCGTTTTTGTCCGTCATGACTGTTTTTCCAGATAAAGCTGCCATGGCGGCAGCCACTAGCAGCTCATCATCGCTAACCTTTGCTCTCCAGGCTCTACTCCACCGTCATGAATCCTACATGGCCGAGGCGGAAGAGGACCGCCATCGGTTACTCGTCAGCATTGAGAATTTAGAACGCGAAAAGCGGGAAGTCCAGGCTGAGAATGCCCGCATCATTGAAGAGAATCGCGGCCTGCTAGAGCAGCTCGATGGCCTCAACAAGGCCGTCGCCGAGTCTGACTCCCACTCCAAGTCGCTGGAGACCCGCCTCGAGAGCACCGAGGCGGAGCTGCGCAAACTCACGCACTCTGCGGCGCGCGCCGCCGATCTCGAAGCGCAACTGGCGCAAATGGAAGCGGAACAATCCAAGCTGCAGGAGAGCCTGCAGTCCGCACAGGAGGACTCCAAGTCGGCCGTCCAGCGATGGCGCCAAGCTGAATGTACCTTGCGGGACCTGCACGATCAGGTGGATCGCATCGAGAAGGAAGCCCGCGAGGAACGGGACCGACATGCGGAGCTGGTTCAACGTATGGAACGGCGACGGACCGTGGAACGGGAGCTTGATGGCGCCGCTGGTCGACTGAAGGGTGCCGCAGCGGCCCAGGAGTTGGGCCGTAATCGCGGCGGCGCAACGGTGGTATCCCGCTTCGTCCGAGATATCCTACAAGACAATGCCAACCTACAGATGGGGATCATGGAGTTGCGGGAGATGCTAGAAAGCTCCAACCAGGAAGTCGAGAATCTGCGGGATCAGGTTCTATCGCACCAGCCGTTGGGGCCCGAAGACCAGGAGATCCGGCCGTCCACGACCCTCAGTCAGGAACTGGAGTCAAAGGAGTCGCGCCGGGTGTCGCAGGAattccacatccatcaccactatCACTCACCAGCCATCAAGAAGGAGCGGGGGTCCCTCTTCCGTCGCAACAAGAAGAGACGCTCCCTTGGCAGTGCGACGGTGCTACACTCGGCTGCAGGAACACCCCTCCCTCACAGGCCGAATCACCGCTCCAAACCCTCGActtcctccgcttccacGATCCTTTCGCAAACCTCCGTCTCTATTCCCCCGACGGTTCCTCACCGTTGGTCAGTGCAGTCGCCTGCGACGGAATCGATGGCCAGCTCCCCGCAGTCGGCTTaccagccatcatccatctttgACCGGGTAGACCGCGGGTTCGATTCCTCGCAACCGACAAGCCCTGACAGCACGGTCTTCTCTTCGCCGCTGCGAAACGGCCGGTTCAAAAAGGCGCAGATCGATGCGGCATATCGCTCGCTGGATGGCGACGGAGTGTCAATACCGGGCATTGACGACGAACTGGTTCATGACTATTTCCAGCGTCGCAGCAGCGCCGAATATGCGGGCAGAGCCCCGATGCAGTCCGTCAttccggaggagagggaagatgggCGATCGACAAACTATCCTGAGTCCGAGCGGGCTGCCTCTCCTGCCGTTCAGGAGGGCATGTTCTCCACGCCCTATCGCGGCCCTCGTCGCAGCGCCTCCCATGAAAGTCTCTTTTCCGTGGCTGGCATGGACATCCACACGCCCAGCCGTCGTCCTTCGCGACTGAGCGACCTCCACTCCAGTGCTGTCCCGGTCCGCATCCCCCGCCGGATCATGTCCTCCAGAGCCGACCTGTTCCCCACGCCTCCCGTCATCTCTCCCAGCATCGTCACAGCGGGCAGCGAGCTGGCGATGATAACCGACCAAAGCCCGCAAACACTCCTTGCCTCGGTGGCCGGCAGTCGCAGTCAAACTCCGGTTGAGAACGACCCcgaagacaccaccacctcatcccgCAAATTCTCCTTGGGCCGACGTGTGGGCGGCTGGGTCCGCGGACACTGGGGCACGGCGCCCACCTCGTCCAACGAATCCAACGCCGAGACGTCCGCCACAGCTTCTGCTCCTACTTCCAATACACCCAGCCGGAGGCCCTCATCCGCCGGCTCGGCCTCCAGAAAGAGCCGACACCACCGGCCTCAGCTGGCCCCTCCTTTGCGCTTCCGATACCCGGGTGTGAACCAGAAGGGACCGATCCTGGGGTTCCGACCCCCGTCACGATCACGAGTGCCGGTATCGGTGCATGCAGAGCAAGTAGACGAGGGGCTACTCCGGGAGAGCCTTGCCGACTGCCAGTGA